The Geothermobacter hydrogeniphilus genome includes the window AGTGTAAGTGCTTGGCCTGGATGCGATTTTCAAAAATCTAAGGCGCACCCACAGGTTCGCCGGTGATTTTTGGGAAGCGCATCCAGGTCAATGGCTTGCGCTATTCGCCGGTGACAAGCTCACGGATTCAGGTCCTAGTTTCAAGCCTGCAGACTAGCGAATGCCTTCCCCCGCTGTCAATCATCAATTGTTGACTCGGGCGGGAAACATTCACCGGCCGAGCTTTACACGCCTCGGCCGGCATGCTACAAAATTTCTTTTGTCTGTTTCCCGAATCAGTGTTGATGGCGTCGCAAAAACTCACTAGCAGCTGCGTTGCTGCGTTTGTCTCGCTGTTTCAACGTACGTAAGTACGCCTCATTGCTTGACAATCGCGCGCCTTGCTGCTGGCGCTTTTTGCTTAGCCAACACTGATGCTTTTTTGCGAAAGCATCAGTGTTGAGTTCGCTGCTTCAGGTTCTGCCCCCTGATGGAGTACTGCCATGGATTCTCTGCCCGCGACCCGTATCGAAATTGACCTTGACGCCCTGCGGCATAATTTTCGTCTGGCAGGTGAGTATGCTGCCGGTCGCGACCTGCTTGCCGTGGTCAAGGCGGATGCCTATGGACATGGAGCAGTGCGGGCCGCGCAAACCCTGGCCGGGGAAGGGGCCGAGCTTTTCGGCGTCGCCCACCTTGGGGAAGCGGCTCCGTTGCGTCAGGCCGGTATCGACCGGCCGATCCTGCTCTTCTGCGGCGTGCGTCCGGGAGAGGAAGACCAGGTTCTGAAGTTGCGATTGACGCCGATGTTGTTCGACCTCGGGTTGGCGGAACGTCTTGACGGACTGGCGGCCAATGCCGGGATCCGACAGCCGGTTCACCTGAAGATCGATACCGGCATGGGACGGGTCGGCTTTCGCCCGGAGGAACTGCCGGAGGTGCTGGAACGCCTGCGGCAGTTGTCTCACCTTGAACTGGAAGGCGTGGTATCCCACCTGGCCCTGGCCGACGAACGGGACAACCCCTTCAGTGAGGAACAGTATGCCTGTTTCCGTGCCTGCCTGCGGCAGGTGCGGGAGGCGGGATTTTCTCCCCGGTGGGTTCATCTCAGCAACAGCGCGGCGCTCTACAGTCGTGATTTCCCCGAATGCAACCTGTCGCGCCCCGGGATCAGCCTCTACGGCGGATTGCCAGGACCCGGTTTCGCTGATCTTGACCTGCGCCCGGTGATGCATGTCCGCAGTTCCATCGCCCAGCTCAAACAGGTTCCCGCCGGGACCGGGGTCTCCTATGGCCATCGTTTCACGACCGGGCGCCCGACCCGGCTGGCGGCGGTTCCGGTCGGTTATGCCGACGGCTATTCGCGTCGCTTCAGCAATTGCGGAGAGGTCCTGATTCGGGGCTGCCGGATGCCGGTGGTCGGAACCGTGTGCATGAACTGGACCCTGGTCGACGTAACCGACCTGCCCGAGGTCGCCGTCGGCGACCGGGTGACATTTCTCGGCCGGGACGGCGACGCCCTGTTGCGCGGCAGTGATCTGGCGGCGAAGATCGGCACCATCGACTATGAACTCTACTGCTCCCTGGGTTCGCATAACGAGCGGGTCTACGAAGGTTGAAAACGGTTGCCAGGGCGGTCGCGTCCGTGGTAGAAAGCCCTGTTCAGGCCGCGCCTGAAGACCGCTGCATCCGATCACACCGAAAACCGCCAGGAGTTGACGGTTTTTTCTGTTTTTTGCACCTACAGCTTTCCCGAGGTTGAAAAATGGCTACCATTAAACGCGCTCTCATCAGTCTTTCCGACAAGACCGGCATCGTCGAATTCGCCACCGAGCTGGCGGGCTACGGGGTCGAAATTCTCTCTACCGGAGGCACTGCCAGACTGCTGCGGGACTCCGGTCTGGCGGTCAAGGATGTATCCGAATTCACCGGATTTCCGGAGATGCTTGACGGCCGGGTCAAGACCCTGCACCCCAAGATTCACGGTGGTCTGCTCGGGTTGCGCGACAATGAAGAGCATGTCGCGACCATGGCTGAGCATGGCATCGAGCCGATCGACATGGTGGTGGTCAACCTCTATCCCTTCGAGGCGACGGTCGCCAACCCCGACTGCTCCCTGGAGGATGCCATCGAGAATATCGACATCGGCGGTCCGACCATGCTGCGCAGCGCGGCCAAGAATAATCGTTCGGTGACGGTGGTGGTCGACCCGGGCGATTATCCGAAAGTGCTGGCCGAGATGAAGGCGTCGGGCGGCGCGGTTTCCCCGGCAACCAACTTCGGTCTCGCGGTCAAGGTCTACCAGCACACTGCCGCCTACGACGGCGCGATTTCCAACTGGCTCGGATGTCGGCTGGATGAACAGTCTGCCGCCTTTCCGCCGGCCCTGAGCCTGCAGTTTCACAAGGCCCAGGAGATGCGTTACGGTGAAAATCCCCATCAGCAAGCGGCCTTCTACGTCGAAAAGAATGTTACCGAAGCCTCGATCAGCACCGCCCGCCAGTTGCAGGGCAAGGCGCTGTCCTACAATAATATCGGCGATACCGATGCCGCCCTCGAATGCGTCAAACAGTTCAATGAAGCGCCCGCCTGCGTCATCGTCAAACACGCCAACCCCTGCGGGGTGGCTGTCGGCGAGACCCTGCTCGATGCCTATCGGCGCGCCTTCTCGACCGATCCGGAATCGGCCTTCGGCGGTATCATCGCCTTCAACCGGGAGCTTGATGGTGAGACCGCGGCGGCCATCTGCGAGAAACAGTTTGTCGAGGTGATCATCGCTCCCAAGGTCAGCGAGGCTGCGGTGGAGGCCGTTGCCGCCAAGAAGAACGTGCGTCTGCTCGAATGCGGCCAGTGGCCGGAACAGCCGGCGGCGCGGTTCGATTTCAAACGGGTCAACGGTGGACTGCTGGTCCAGGAACTTGACCTGGCCCTGACCGGAGAGCTGCAGGTGGTGACCCGCCGTCAGCCGACCGAGGAGGAGATGCGGAACCTGCTCTTCACCTGGAAGGTCGCCAAGTTCGTCAAGAGCAACGCCATTGTTTATGGTAGGGACGGCATGACCATCGGTGTCGGCGCCGGGCAGATGAGCCGGGTCAACTCGGCCCGCATCGCCGCCATCAAGGCTGAACATGCCGGGCTCGATGTCAAGGGCGCCGCCATGGCCTCCGACGCCTTTTTCCCCTTCCGTGACGGCATCGACAACGCGGCGGAGGTCGGTATCAGCGCCGTGATCCAGCCGGGCGGTTCGATCCGTGACGAAGAGGTGATCGCCGCCGCCGATGAGCACGGCATGGCGATGGTGTTTACGAAAATGAGGCATTTCAGGCACTAACTACAACTTCGGCGCAGGGCAAAAGGCTAAGGGCTAAAGGGTCTTTCCCTTGGCCTTTCGCCTTTGGCCTTTGGCCGATTCAGGAGTCATTATGAAAGTTCTCGTTGTCGGCGGTGGTGGCCGCGAACATGCGCTCTGCTGGAAAATAGCCCAGTCGCCGCTGGTTGATACCCTCTACTGTGCGCCGGGAAACCCCGGCATCGCCCAACTCGCCGAGTGCGTTCATATTGCCGCCGACGAGATCGACGCGCTGCTGGATTTCGCCCGCGCCGAGAGCATCGACCTGACCGTGGTCGGACCGGAGGTGCCCTTGACCATGGGGATTGTCGATCGTTTCCAGGAGGCCGGTCTGGAGATTTTCGGCCCCAGTCGGGCGGCCGCCCGGATCGAGGGGAGCAAGGGGTTTTCCAAGGATCTGATGGCGCGTCACAATATTCCGACCGCCGCTTACCGCAGCTTCAGCGAGCACGCCGCCGCAGTGGCCTATATCAGGGAACAGGGTGCGCCGATCGTGGTCAAGGCTGATGGCCTGGCGGCCGGCAAAGGGGTGATCGTGGCGATGGACGAAGCGACCGCCATTGCCGCCGTCGATGATATCATGCTGGAGCAGGTCTTCGGCAGTGCCGGGACGAGCGTGGTGATCGAGGAGTTCATGGACGGCGAGGAGGCCTCCTTCTTTGCCTTCACCGACGGCAAAAATATTCTGCCGCTGGCCTCCTCCCAGGATCACAAGCGGGTTTTCGATAACGATGAGGGGCTCAATACCGGCGGCATGGGCGCCTATTCGCCGGCACCGGTGGTGACCGACGAGCTGTACGACGAGATCGTCGAGACCATCGTCAAACCGACCGTAGCCGGCATGGCCGCCGATGGGCACCCTTATGCCGGGATTCTCTATGTCGGGCTGATGATCAAGGACGGCAGACCGCGGGTGGTCGAATTCAACGCCCGTTTCGGTGATCCCGAGGCGCAGCCGTTGCTGGTGCGGATGAAGGAGGACGTGGTGCCGATTCTGCAGGCCTGCGCGCGCGGGGAGTTGAAGCAGACCTCTCTTGAGTGGCATGACAAGGCCGCAGTCTGTGTGGTGATGGCGTCCGGCGGTTACCCGGGCAGCTTCACCAGGGGACACGAAATCAAGGGGCTGGAAGAGGCCGCGCAGATCGACGATCTGGTTGTTTTTCATGCCGGCACCAGGCTGGTGGATGGTAAGGTCGTCAACAATGGCGGTCGGGTTCTCGGGGTGACCGGGCTCGGCAGTGATGTGGCGACAGCAATTCGCAAGGCCTACCGGGGGGTGGAGACAATTTCCTGGCAGGATGCTCATTATCGCAAAGATATCGGGGCGAAAGCGCTCAAGGGCGGGCGCTAGCAGGATGTTGAAAAAGTCACGTTCCCCAGGCTGAGCAAAAATGTCCAGATGCAAGGCGTCCGCAACCCCGCGGAATAAGGCGTACCGGAAGGTACGTCGTTGACGCGGGGTGAGGACAACGCAGCAGATGGGCGTTTTTCATCAGCCTGCTAGGCTCTGGGCGTCAGGCGCCGGGTTGTTCAAGATTCTCCCGGCGCCGAGTGCCCAGTGCCCAGTGCCTGAAATCAAAGGAGTTTTGTATGAGTGACAAGCCGTTGGTCGGAATCCTGATGGGGAGCGACAGCGACTACGAGATCATGGCCGAAG containing:
- the purD gene encoding phosphoribosylamine--glycine ligase; the protein is MKVLVVGGGGREHALCWKIAQSPLVDTLYCAPGNPGIAQLAECVHIAADEIDALLDFARAESIDLTVVGPEVPLTMGIVDRFQEAGLEIFGPSRAAARIEGSKGFSKDLMARHNIPTAAYRSFSEHAAAVAYIREQGAPIVVKADGLAAGKGVIVAMDEATAIAAVDDIMLEQVFGSAGTSVVIEEFMDGEEASFFAFTDGKNILPLASSQDHKRVFDNDEGLNTGGMGAYSPAPVVTDELYDEIVETIVKPTVAGMAADGHPYAGILYVGLMIKDGRPRVVEFNARFGDPEAQPLLVRMKEDVVPILQACARGELKQTSLEWHDKAAVCVVMASGGYPGSFTRGHEIKGLEEAAQIDDLVVFHAGTRLVDGKVVNNGGRVLGVTGLGSDVATAIRKAYRGVETISWQDAHYRKDIGAKALKGGR
- the alr gene encoding alanine racemase produces the protein MDSLPATRIEIDLDALRHNFRLAGEYAAGRDLLAVVKADAYGHGAVRAAQTLAGEGAELFGVAHLGEAAPLRQAGIDRPILLFCGVRPGEEDQVLKLRLTPMLFDLGLAERLDGLAANAGIRQPVHLKIDTGMGRVGFRPEELPEVLERLRQLSHLELEGVVSHLALADERDNPFSEEQYACFRACLRQVREAGFSPRWVHLSNSAALYSRDFPECNLSRPGISLYGGLPGPGFADLDLRPVMHVRSSIAQLKQVPAGTGVSYGHRFTTGRPTRLAAVPVGYADGYSRRFSNCGEVLIRGCRMPVVGTVCMNWTLVDVTDLPEVAVGDRVTFLGRDGDALLRGSDLAAKIGTIDYELYCSLGSHNERVYEG
- the purH gene encoding bifunctional phosphoribosylaminoimidazolecarboxamide formyltransferase/IMP cyclohydrolase, giving the protein MATIKRALISLSDKTGIVEFATELAGYGVEILSTGGTARLLRDSGLAVKDVSEFTGFPEMLDGRVKTLHPKIHGGLLGLRDNEEHVATMAEHGIEPIDMVVVNLYPFEATVANPDCSLEDAIENIDIGGPTMLRSAAKNNRSVTVVVDPGDYPKVLAEMKASGGAVSPATNFGLAVKVYQHTAAYDGAISNWLGCRLDEQSAAFPPALSLQFHKAQEMRYGENPHQQAAFYVEKNVTEASISTARQLQGKALSYNNIGDTDAALECVKQFNEAPACVIVKHANPCGVAVGETLLDAYRRAFSTDPESAFGGIIAFNRELDGETAAAICEKQFVEVIIAPKVSEAAVEAVAAKKNVRLLECGQWPEQPAARFDFKRVNGGLLVQELDLALTGELQVVTRRQPTEEEMRNLLFTWKVAKFVKSNAIVYGRDGMTIGVGAGQMSRVNSARIAAIKAEHAGLDVKGAAMASDAFFPFRDGIDNAAEVGISAVIQPGGSIRDEEVIAAADEHGMAMVFTKMRHFRH